Genomic segment of Peribacillus frigoritolerans:
AGCTCCTCCAGCAGGGGATATATCCCACTCCTGACCTAATAAATGTTCCAACTGGTTCACCTTCGATTTCCTCGCTTAATCATACAAATGTGGGTACGTTCACCTAGTGTATGTATTACCACTACTTTGAGTCCATGTTTTATAAAAAATCCGCCTGCTGGCGAAGCTGCATATATACTTGCATCGGGATGATACCCGCAATTAAAAACATCCTCATTTTAGAGAAATAAAAAAATAGCTATTGAGCAATTAAACAATAGCCATAAATTAAATTTTAGTTGAAAAACGGTTTCTTCGTCAAGTACTATAAAACGATTATACGCATAAAACAAAAACAAATAAATCATTTCATATTTTTGTATGGGATATCACCCTTGAACATGACGCGCATTTTCTCTTTCAGAACCACTGCAGCAACTTCGTCCCTACCAACAATTTCTCCATCAGACTGGATTTTTACTGACCCTTGATTCTTCATTTTTATCATTTTACCAGAAAAAGAATCAACATTTTTAATGTTGAGGTGACCGCCCCATAAAACGGTGATGAAGACGGTCAATAATTTCAACAAAGTAATATCATGGACCGCAATCACGTTCAACCTTCCATCATCCACCTTCGACATCGGTGAAATTTTCATTCCACCTCCAAAGTAGGGCTGGTTCGCAATGACGATGAACCATACCTTTTTCAAAAGATGCCGATTTCCATCAATGATCAATTCCATGCAGCTGGGCTTGTAAGAAAATAACTTTTTTATAAAAATGAACAGATAAATTAATTTACCCGCTCTGACAAAATTAAACCATTTTTTCAGAGGGGAACGGTTTGCTTCATCGGAAATTTCAGCATCAATGCCCATTCCCAGGCTGTTCACGAAATAACCCACCTTGCCATTCGTCTCAAACTGTCCAATATCAATGGCATTAAAGGCATTATCCTGAAATAAAGAAAGGGCTTCTTCCATACTCTCAGTTTTTTGAATGCCCCTTACATAATCATTGCCGGACCCAGCCGCAAGGGAGCCGATGATTGCGTGAGGGAAACCAATGGCGCCATTTATCATTTCATTAATCGTGCCATCTCCC
This window contains:
- a CDS encoding diacylglycerol/lipid kinase family protein; this translates as MNIAKLHPACDLNGKPNITKQKEMSMPPLNETVYFIVNPVAGNEESLKIWKKAEEILKSKAVPHEVFFTREKGHALRLTKEILSGTNQDTRVIAVGGDGTINEMINGAIGFPHAIIGSLAAGSGNDYVRGIQKTESMEEALSLFQDNAFNAIDIGQFETNGKVGYFVNSLGMGIDAEISDEANRSPLKKWFNFVRAGKLIYLFIFIKKLFSYKPSCMELIIDGNRHLLKKVWFIVIANQPYFGGGMKISPMSKVDDGRLNVIAVHDITLLKLLTVFITVLWGGHLNIKNVDSFSGKMIKMKNQGSVKIQSDGEIVGRDEVAAVVLKEKMRVMFKGDIPYKNMK